From one Streptomyces sp. CA-210063 genomic stretch:
- a CDS encoding twin-arginine translocation signal domain-containing protein, translated as MASEGPPHRVCRHDPHRSTGTPSRRSFLAGAIAVAAVGLVVTAAPSACWGSCFCTS; from the coding sequence ATGGCTTCGGAAGGACCCCCGCACCGAGTCTGTCGGCATGACCCACACCGAAGCACGGGGACGCCTTCCCGAAGATCATTTCTTGCCGGCGCCATCGCTGTGGCGGCCGTCGGCTTGGTGGTCACCGCCGCCCCCAGCGCGTGCTGGGGGTCATGCTTCTGTACTTCCTGA
- a CDS encoding ribosome-inactivating family protein, with translation MTEPVEALDKAAPNKHKAAPPSRSKSLISGITAKPRTMVSILAALVLGMVAALVGPLGTMQSAYANDGNPMFHIGADDGYRYVQFINSIRARVNDGGRTFVQGAGNAYLVDHTRSSVNLNTHAAYVQVDIQMWGNDHFVRLQLRRDNLYILGWWDEHNDYHYMGNRTPPLQERERMHDGGYRDARDAIRTPFEENYVSMETAANEHRANMAISRDSINGAAWYLYNANNNQNMARGVLRMAQFIAEAARFRPIRDNIAGVIGFDAVHFIPPQLVSQENQWGHLSGRFNWLLSMPQGYRDPHPLHAVRRGTFGEAVSIVLYTAAQYAHYVLSTSKGR, from the coding sequence ATGACTGAACCAGTCGAGGCCCTTGACAAGGCCGCGCCGAACAAACACAAGGCCGCGCCACCGAGCCGGTCCAAAAGCCTCATCTCTGGGATCACCGCCAAGCCCCGGACGATGGTTTCCATCCTGGCCGCCCTGGTGCTGGGGATGGTCGCCGCGCTGGTCGGCCCTCTGGGGACAATGCAGTCCGCGTATGCCAACGACGGCAACCCCATGTTCCATATCGGGGCCGACGACGGCTACCGCTATGTCCAGTTCATCAACTCCATTCGCGCAAGAGTCAACGACGGTGGCCGCACCTTCGTGCAAGGTGCAGGGAACGCCTACTTGGTGGACCACACCAGGTCCAGCGTGAACCTCAACACCCACGCGGCGTACGTGCAGGTGGACATCCAGATGTGGGGCAATGACCACTTCGTGCGCCTGCAGTTGCGGCGGGACAACCTTTACATCCTCGGCTGGTGGGACGAGCACAACGACTACCACTACATGGGTAACCGTACGCCCCCGCTGCAGGAGCGCGAACGCATGCATGACGGCGGTTACAGGGACGCGAGGGATGCCATTCGCACCCCGTTCGAGGAGAACTACGTCAGCATGGAGACCGCGGCCAACGAGCACCGTGCGAACATGGCGATCAGCCGCGACAGCATCAACGGTGCCGCCTGGTACCTCTACAACGCCAACAACAACCAGAACATGGCGCGAGGCGTGCTGAGGATGGCCCAGTTCATCGCGGAAGCCGCCCGGTTCCGCCCTATCCGGGACAACATCGCCGGTGTCATAGGCTTCGACGCCGTCCACTTCATACCTCCGCAACTCGTCTCGCAGGAAAATCAATGGGGCCATCTGAGCGGCCGCTTCAACTGGCTCCTCAGCATGCCCCAGGGCTACCGCGACCCCCACCCCCTGCACGCTGTCCGACGGGGCACCTTTGGCGAAGCCGTGTCGATCGTCCTCTACACGGCCGCCCAGTACGCGCATTACGTCCTCTCTACATCGAAGGGCCGCTGA
- a CDS encoding glutamine synthetase family protein — MSAHDTPSVRRHQDRLAAEGIDVVRVTYPDLIGTDRARDVLLDHLPSACEHGLAFCRAVYHTTPRGDVVAIEGGIEAGLPDISVRPDLSTLARVPWEPGVAWCLGDTTDPATGGPAAESPRDLLRSVLARCTDAGLSPVVGPELEYFLLEEDATAPNGWRRSPAVTGTVYTAGLRADPDNHLLRTLRQLRDLGIGVITGNHEFDGGQYEINLTHSDALDAADRAFRFKAAVKELARTEGKLATFMAKPFNDSGGSGFHLHFSCVDADGRNVFDDPAGAFGLSDNARYALAGLLAHAPALAALLNPTVNSYKRFGPDTLAPWLINWGLDNRSAMVRVPPERGSGARLELRLGDASANPYLAIAALTAAALLGIQEGKEPPAPLEGYGYDTEKSKVLPMNLTAALDALEADEALTELLGKDFTTSFLAYKRDEAERFQRHVTDWEFAEYSYHL; from the coding sequence GTGAGCGCTCACGACACCCCATCCGTCCGCCGGCACCAGGACCGGCTCGCCGCCGAGGGCATCGACGTGGTCCGGGTGACCTACCCCGACCTCATCGGCACCGACCGGGCCCGCGACGTGCTGCTCGACCACCTGCCGTCGGCCTGCGAGCACGGCCTGGCCTTCTGCCGCGCCGTCTACCACACCACCCCGCGCGGGGACGTCGTCGCGATCGAGGGCGGCATCGAGGCCGGCCTGCCCGATATCTCCGTGCGACCGGATCTGAGCACCCTCGCACGGGTGCCCTGGGAGCCCGGCGTGGCGTGGTGTCTCGGTGACACGACCGACCCGGCGACCGGCGGGCCGGCCGCGGAGTCGCCGCGCGATCTGCTGCGCTCGGTGCTGGCCCGATGTACGGACGCGGGTCTGAGCCCGGTCGTCGGCCCGGAGCTGGAGTACTTCCTCCTTGAAGAGGACGCCACCGCGCCGAACGGCTGGCGGCGCAGCCCCGCCGTCACCGGAACCGTCTACACCGCCGGCCTGCGCGCCGACCCCGACAACCACCTGCTGCGTACCCTGCGTCAGCTGCGCGACCTGGGCATCGGCGTCATCACCGGCAACCACGAGTTCGACGGCGGCCAGTACGAGATCAACCTGACCCACTCCGACGCCCTGGACGCCGCCGACCGCGCGTTCCGCTTCAAGGCCGCCGTCAAGGAACTGGCGCGTACGGAAGGCAAGTTGGCCACCTTCATGGCCAAGCCCTTCAACGACTCGGGCGGCTCCGGCTTCCACCTGCACTTCTCCTGCGTCGACGCCGACGGCCGCAACGTCTTCGACGACCCGGCCGGCGCCTTCGGTCTCTCCGACAACGCCCGGTACGCCCTCGCCGGCCTCCTCGCGCACGCCCCGGCGCTCGCCGCGCTGCTCAACCCGACCGTCAACTCGTACAAGCGCTTCGGGCCCGACACCCTCGCGCCCTGGCTGATCAACTGGGGCCTGGACAACCGAAGCGCCATGGTCCGCGTCCCGCCCGAGCGCGGCTCCGGCGCCCGCCTGGAGCTACGGCTCGGCGACGCCAGCGCCAACCCGTACCTCGCGATCGCGGCTCTCACCGCCGCCGCCCTGCTCGGCATCCAGGAGGGCAAGGAGCCGCCCGCACCACTGGAGGGCTACGGCTACGACACGGAGAAGTCCAAGGTCCTGCCGATGAACCTGACCGCCGCGCTCGACGCCCTCGAAGCCGACGAAGCGCTCACCGAACTGCTGGGCAAGGACTTCACCACGTCCTTCCTCGCCTACAAGCGCGACGAGGCCGAACGCTTCCAACGACACGTCACCGACTGGGAGTTCGCCGAGTACTCCTACCACCTCTGA
- a CDS encoding pectinesterase family protein, with product MDSEPGTHPVGQPRRNTRGRGRGRAVEVAQGILQVIVAICEATRFRNQARDTVMEFGQGGTFTLNAQHIDQHNNWANISRAFLIAVVAGAVVLAAPIEVGGLVLATTVAVSQILMTAYHANVNSRGRQLTSSEDTTLYVEAEGFGDYPTFQAAVDVAPSDGIQRILLLAKGTYYETIVVPASKRNLLIKGNTGNAADVVITAERAHGMTNPATGAPYGTEGSAVLTVKAPGVTVSNVTIQNTFDPAKHPEIDAFSTQAVALAAEGDRQTFTQVRIISTQDTVLVKSPDPTAQNRQYFVGSYIEGDIDFIFGNATAVFDRCNIARATGSAVRCWRRTPTTGRSTGS from the coding sequence GTGGACAGCGAACCAGGCACCCACCCGGTAGGACAACCCCGTAGAAACACCCGAGGCAGGGGCAGGGGCAGGGCCGTAGAAGTTGCGCAGGGGATCCTCCAGGTGATCGTGGCCATCTGCGAAGCGACCCGCTTCCGGAACCAGGCGCGGGATACCGTAATGGAATTCGGTCAGGGCGGCACGTTCACACTGAACGCGCAGCACATTGACCAGCACAACAACTGGGCCAACATCAGCCGGGCGTTCCTGATCGCGGTCGTCGCGGGCGCGGTCGTCCTCGCGGCTCCCATCGAGGTCGGTGGCCTCGTCCTGGCGACAACGGTGGCGGTCTCGCAAATCCTGATGACGGCCTATCACGCGAACGTCAACAGTAGAGGCAGACAACTCACCTCCTCCGAGGACACCACGCTGTACGTCGAGGCCGAGGGCTTCGGCGACTATCCGACCTTCCAGGCCGCGGTGGACGTCGCTCCCTCCGACGGGATCCAGCGCATCCTCCTTCTCGCCAAGGGCACCTACTACGAGACGATCGTCGTCCCGGCGAGCAAGCGCAACCTGTTGATCAAGGGGAACACCGGCAATGCCGCCGACGTCGTCATCACCGCCGAGCGGGCCCACGGGATGACCAACCCCGCGACGGGGGCGCCGTACGGCACCGAGGGCAGCGCCGTACTCACCGTCAAGGCGCCCGGCGTCACGGTTTCGAACGTCACGATCCAGAACACCTTCGATCCGGCCAAGCACCCGGAGATCGACGCTTTCTCGACCCAGGCGGTCGCGTTGGCCGCCGAGGGCGACCGGCAGACCTTCACCCAGGTCAGGATCATCAGTACGCAGGACACGGTCCTCGTCAAGTCGCCCGACCCCACGGCCCAGAACCGGCAGTACTTCGTCGGCAGCTACATCGAGGGCGACATCGACTTCATCTTCGGCAACGCCACCGCCGTGTTCGACCGGTGCAACATCGCCCGCGCAACTGGGTCGGCGGTACGTTGCTGGCGCCGAACACCGACTACCGGAAGAAGTACGGGATCCTGA
- a CDS encoding cytochrome P450: protein MTSTLNTADTHHAPDDPMPLDEVDLADNDKFLDGVTPWRMFHTLRHQDPVHWQPEPEPNHGFWAVTRHEDITRVGRDAQTFTSTKFVNLEELDDDQIKKRASILELDGVRHRAMRSLLQRQFGQGVINEYADFLRGLTARTLDTALAKGTFDFVADVSADFPINVLARLLDVPPGDNQQLIDWGNRIIGNTDPDYADVLLHSEESEQYKDLPFRSPASLEVFEYGRELVRQRRGGSGTDLISRLVNETPRDGVPLSAQDFDNYFLLLVVAGNETTRHTISHSMLALIQHPEQLAKLQEDPSLIPVAVEEFLRWATPVYHFRRTATRDVELGGKQVREGDKVVMWYASGNRDEEVFGNPYDFDVTRQNNDHLTFGKGGPHLCLGNLLARTEIRIMFEELIPRLAGIRLAGDVPRVRSNFVNGIKKLPVEVTLA, encoded by the coding sequence ATGACGAGCACCCTGAACACCGCCGACACACACCACGCCCCCGACGACCCGATGCCGCTGGACGAGGTCGACCTCGCCGACAACGACAAGTTCCTCGACGGCGTCACCCCCTGGCGCATGTTCCACACCCTGCGCCACCAGGACCCGGTCCACTGGCAGCCGGAGCCCGAGCCCAACCACGGCTTCTGGGCCGTCACCCGGCACGAGGACATCACCCGCGTGGGACGCGACGCGCAGACCTTCACCTCCACCAAGTTCGTCAACCTCGAAGAACTCGACGACGACCAGATCAAGAAGCGCGCCTCCATCCTGGAACTGGACGGCGTACGCCACCGCGCGATGCGCAGCCTGCTGCAGCGTCAGTTCGGCCAGGGCGTCATCAACGAGTACGCCGACTTCCTGCGCGGCCTGACCGCCAGGACCCTGGACACGGCCCTCGCCAAGGGCACGTTCGACTTCGTCGCCGACGTCTCCGCCGACTTCCCCATCAACGTCCTGGCCCGCCTCCTCGACGTCCCCCCGGGGGACAACCAGCAGCTCATCGACTGGGGCAACCGGATCATCGGCAACACGGACCCCGACTACGCCGATGTCCTCCTCCACAGCGAGGAGAGCGAGCAGTACAAGGATCTACCCTTCCGCAGCCCGGCCTCGCTGGAGGTCTTCGAGTACGGACGGGAGTTGGTCCGGCAGCGGCGGGGCGGCAGCGGCACCGACCTGATCTCCAGACTCGTCAACGAGACCCCGCGCGACGGCGTCCCGCTCTCCGCGCAGGACTTCGACAACTACTTCCTGCTACTGGTCGTGGCCGGCAACGAGACCACCCGCCACACCATCTCGCACTCCATGCTGGCCCTCATCCAGCACCCCGAGCAGCTGGCCAAGCTTCAGGAAGACCCCTCCCTCATCCCGGTCGCCGTCGAGGAGTTCCTGCGCTGGGCCACGCCCGTCTACCACTTCCGCCGCACCGCGACACGCGACGTCGAACTCGGCGGCAAGCAGGTGAGGGAGGGCGACAAGGTCGTCATGTGGTACGCCTCCGGCAACCGCGACGAAGAGGTCTTCGGCAACCCGTACGACTTCGACGTCACCCGCCAGAACAACGACCACCTCACCTTCGGCAAGGGCGGCCCCCACCTGTGCCTGGGCAACCTGCTCGCCCGCACCGAGATCCGCATCATGTTCGAGGAACTGATCCCGCGCCTCGCCGGCATCCGCCTCGCCGGCGACGTCCCCCGGGTCCGCTCCAACTTCGTCAACGGCATCAAGAAGCTGCCGGTCGAGGTCACCCTCGCCTGA
- a CDS encoding ATP-binding protein, whose product MLTLTGAGGVGKTRLALEAAAASEADFTDGVWLVDLAPVRDPASAATATATATALRLPDPGTRPVIDQLTAFLAQRSALILLDNCEHLVDACAELAHALLSASPELRILATSRRALGITGERVLPVPPLAPDEAAELLCDRVTAVRPDFQVTDGNRAQIRRLCDGLDGLPLAIELAASRLRSLTVEEAVNRLEDRFGLLSSGSPVARPHQRTLRGLIDWSHELCTPAERLLWSRLSVFLGDFCLDAAEAVCAGDGIGRNEVLDLLDRLVVQSIVVPTEREGRPCYRLLETVREYGRERLAESGEEQRLRRRHHAFYLAFAERLDDGWYGPGQQESLARLRAEYANLRAALECGGDPQGTLALAAALRFHWCGGGFLGTGRRWLDRALAAAPEPTLARARALWVAAWVAALQHDHSAARRWLDEAAELGERLDDRVVGAHVQSLRGTLALWGGRLAEAVPLLEAAAAAHRETGDDIGAVYALIQMATAQSHLEDPRTTETCGQALALAETHDDRLVRAHARWTFGYDAWRRGDLEEAVVVIRATLENEQGFNDYVRVAHMLEQLAWVTAARGDREEAARLLGAARALWRDTDTPLSTFGPHLVEQHAQCEEGIVRAMGAAAYEKALAEGMGHRGPDEAIDYALRTRPEPTATAPSPLTPREREVAALVAEGMSNRRIATALARSPRTVDGHIENILAKLGFGSRARIASWWTANQAPTR is encoded by the coding sequence TTGCTGACGCTCACTGGTGCGGGCGGGGTGGGCAAGACACGGCTGGCGCTGGAGGCCGCCGCGGCATCGGAGGCGGACTTCACCGACGGGGTGTGGCTGGTGGATCTGGCGCCGGTGCGGGACCCCGCGTCGGCGGCGACCGCGACCGCAACCGCAACCGCACTGAGGTTGCCGGACCCGGGCACCAGACCGGTCATCGACCAGCTCACCGCCTTTCTGGCCCAGCGCAGCGCGTTGATCCTGCTGGACAACTGCGAGCACCTCGTCGACGCCTGCGCCGAGCTGGCCCATGCGCTGCTGTCGGCCTCCCCTGAGCTGCGCATACTGGCGACGAGCCGCCGAGCGCTGGGTATCACCGGCGAGCGCGTCCTGCCCGTCCCTCCGCTGGCGCCGGACGAAGCGGCGGAACTGCTGTGCGACCGGGTCACGGCCGTACGCCCGGACTTCCAGGTCACCGACGGCAACCGCGCCCAGATCCGCCGACTGTGCGACGGCCTGGACGGGCTGCCGCTGGCCATAGAACTGGCTGCGTCCCGGCTGCGGAGCCTCACCGTCGAGGAGGCGGTGAACCGGCTGGAGGACCGCTTCGGGCTGCTCTCGAGCGGCAGCCCGGTCGCCCGGCCGCACCAGCGCACGCTCCGCGGCCTGATCGACTGGAGCCACGAGCTGTGCACCCCGGCCGAGCGGCTGCTGTGGAGTCGGCTGTCGGTCTTCCTCGGAGACTTCTGTCTGGACGCGGCCGAGGCCGTCTGCGCGGGTGACGGCATCGGCCGGAACGAGGTGCTCGATCTGCTCGACCGGCTGGTCGTCCAGTCCATTGTCGTACCCACCGAGCGCGAGGGCCGACCGTGCTACCGGCTACTGGAGACCGTCCGAGAGTACGGGCGGGAGCGACTCGCCGAGTCCGGCGAGGAGCAGCGACTACGGCGACGACACCATGCCTTCTATCTGGCCTTCGCCGAACGCCTCGACGACGGCTGGTACGGACCCGGCCAACAGGAGAGCCTGGCCCGGCTGCGTGCCGAGTACGCGAATCTGCGCGCGGCACTGGAGTGCGGCGGCGACCCGCAAGGCACTCTGGCGCTGGCTGCCGCGCTGCGCTTCCACTGGTGCGGCGGCGGCTTCCTCGGTACGGGACGCCGCTGGCTCGACCGGGCGCTCGCGGCCGCACCCGAGCCCACCCTGGCCCGGGCCAGGGCGCTGTGGGTCGCCGCCTGGGTGGCGGCGCTGCAGCACGATCACTCTGCGGCGCGCCGGTGGCTGGACGAGGCCGCAGAGTTGGGCGAGCGGCTGGACGACCGGGTGGTGGGCGCCCACGTTCAGAGTCTGCGCGGGACGCTGGCGTTGTGGGGCGGCCGTCTGGCGGAGGCCGTGCCCCTGCTGGAGGCGGCGGCGGCCGCTCACAGGGAGACGGGCGATGACATCGGGGCGGTCTACGCGCTGATTCAGATGGCCACTGCCCAGTCCCACCTCGAAGATCCGCGCACCACGGAGACCTGCGGGCAGGCGCTCGCCCTCGCCGAGACGCATGACGACCGGCTGGTCCGCGCGCATGCTCGGTGGACGTTCGGCTACGACGCCTGGAGGCGCGGCGACCTGGAGGAGGCCGTAGTTGTGATCCGGGCCACGCTGGAGAACGAGCAGGGCTTCAACGACTATGTCAGGGTCGCGCACATGCTGGAGCAGCTCGCCTGGGTCACCGCCGCACGCGGCGACCGCGAGGAGGCGGCACGGCTGTTGGGTGCCGCGCGTGCCCTGTGGCGGGACACCGACACCCCCCTTTCGACGTTCGGCCCGCACCTGGTCGAGCAGCACGCCCAATGCGAGGAGGGGATCGTACGGGCCATGGGCGCGGCGGCCTATGAGAAGGCTCTCGCGGAGGGCATGGGCCACCGCGGTCCCGACGAGGCCATCGACTACGCCCTGCGCACCCGTCCCGAGCCGACCGCCACCGCCCCGAGCCCGCTGACCCCCCGGGAGCGGGAAGTGGCCGCGCTGGTGGCCGAAGGCATGAGCAACCGGCGCATCGCCACCGCGTTGGCGCGCTCCCCGCGCACGGTCGACGGCCACATCGAGAACATCCTGGCCAAGCTCGGCTTCGGCTCCCGCGCCCGGATCGCGTCCTGGTGGACAGCGAACCAGGCACCCACCCGGTAG